A part of Prolixibacteraceae bacterium genomic DNA contains:
- a CDS encoding PD-(D/E)XK motif protein translates to MTKLEAIWDRIETQNTNKTESLFQTQLYAIFGGYACEIGSTVNTNSRVFILKNTLESEGFKFTEKRLNGVSIIPLEDNSPQMLVISLNEKDSMDIYTIFIEDLIVSLSKFKEPDLLLECFKQRLEYWGKFFSKVYQKKLSREEEQGLYSEIYILRRLLEKETDHCKVLKSWRGPLGELHDFKYKDRRIEVKSSKLNEKVITISNEDQLDYTKFEYLKLCVVYVHENSEGDNTLSRAIEEIDKFLGANWETKDLFYQKLNEIGVFDASIYDTKSFEVDKLQVYTINNKFPRITREMLNPLVKGVKYKVSLVSEDLHCEDFGVDFNFYM, encoded by the coding sequence ATGACTAAACTAGAAGCTATTTGGGATAGAATTGAGACCCAAAATACAAATAAGACTGAATCTTTGTTTCAGACTCAACTTTATGCAATTTTTGGAGGTTATGCGTGTGAAATAGGTTCGACTGTAAATACAAATAGTCGAGTCTTTATTTTAAAAAACACTCTAGAATCAGAAGGTTTTAAGTTTACAGAGAAAAGGTTAAATGGAGTAAGTATTATACCATTAGAGGATAATAGTCCACAAATGTTGGTTATCTCATTGAATGAGAAAGATTCAATGGATATTTATACGATCTTCATTGAAGATTTGATTGTAAGTTTAAGTAAGTTTAAAGAGCCCGACTTGCTATTAGAATGCTTCAAACAAAGATTGGAGTATTGGGGGAAGTTTTTTTCTAAAGTATATCAGAAAAAATTAAGTAGAGAGGAAGAGCAAGGTTTATATAGCGAAATCTATATTCTTCGAAGGTTATTAGAAAAAGAGACAGATCATTGTAAAGTTTTAAAATCATGGAGAGGACCATTGGGAGAACTTCATGATTTTAAATATAAGGATCGGAGAATAGAAGTAAAAAGCAGTAAGCTAAATGAGAAGGTTATAACGATTAGTAATGAGGATCAATTAGACTATACTAAATTTGAGTATTTAAAATTATGTGTAGTTTATGTTCATGAGAATAGTGAAGGAGATAACACGTTAAGTCGGGCTATTGAAGAGATTGATAAATTTTTAGGAGCTAATTGGGAGACGAAAGATTTATTTTATCAGAAGCTTAATGAGATTGGAGTTTTTGATGCATCAATTTATGATACTAAAAGTTTTGAAGTAGATAAATTACAGGTGTATACTATCAATAATAAATTCCCACGCATAACAAGAGAGATGTTAAACCCACTCGTGAAGGGAGTTAAATATAAGGTCAGTTTAGTATCCGAAGATTTGCATTGTGAAGACTTTGGTGTTGATTTTAATTTTTATATGTAA